The Ramlibacter sp. PS4R-6 nucleotide sequence ACGGCGTCACTGGAGCCCGTCCAGCCGCGCGAGCCGGTGTTCGACGCCGAGCCGACCCTGCCGCCGGTGGAAAGAAAACCGCCGCTGGACGCATTGATCGACGCCATCGCGCCGATCGCGATCGAAGGCGTGGTGACGGGCGACGCGGCCATCGCCGCCCTGCCGCCAACGCGCCGCGCCGGCAGCAAGCCCTTCGCCGTCGAGGGCCTGAACGAAGGCACGCAGCAATGGGAGCCGCCGCGCGCCGGCCAGCGCTACACGGCTTTCCAGGCCGGCGTGCAGCTGGCCAACCGCACGGGCCACCTGAACGAGATCGAGTTCTCCGAGTTTGTGATCAAGGCGCAGCAGTTCGCCGATGCGATCAACGGCTCGCCCGATTTCCCCGACATGCTCAACGAGGTGGGCCGCGGCCGCGAGCTGGACCAGTTCGCCGGCGACCACGACGCGCAACTGAGCATCACCTTGCGCGCGAAAAACGCCGCCTGGAGCCCGGGCTACGTGCAGCAGGGCGCGGCGCGGCTGGGGTTCGTGCCGGGCGTGATCCCGGGGCGGCTCGTGATGCCTGCCAGCATGGCCGGCCAGCCGCCGGTGCTGGTGATCAACTTCGACACGCAGGCCGCGCTGGCCGAAGACCCGACGCAATCGGCGCTGCGCGAGTTCACGCTGAGCCTGGACGTGCCCCAGGTGCACCGCAGCGAGCAGCCCTTCGTCCGCATGCGCGACGCCGCGATCGCGCTGGCCGCGTCCATGGAAGGCATCATCGCCGACGACAAGGGCGACGTGATCCGCGCCGAAGCGCTGGACCTGATCGGCTCGCACCTCGAGAAGCTCTACGACATCCTCGAAGCCCGCGACCTTGCTGCCGGTTCGGCGCAGGCCCGCAGGCTATTCTCCTAGGCATGGCCAGCCCGAAGGTTGAAGAGCGCGCAGCCGCCTTGCGCGAGCTGCTCCACCACCACGCCCACCGCTACTACGTGCTCGACGAGCCGGAGCTTCCGGACGCCGAGTACGACAAGCTGTTTCGCGAGCTGCAGGAGATCGAGGACAAGCATCCCGAGCTGCGCACGCCCGATTCGCCGACGCAGCGCGTGGGCGGCAAGCCGCTGGAGGGCTTCG carries:
- a CDS encoding cell division protein FtsZ, with translation MSGFTLGVALLGGLVLASLVGYNAWISRRNSPRQPAGVGTASLEPVQPREPVFDAEPTLPPVERKPPLDALIDAIAPIAIEGVVTGDAAIAALPPTRRAGSKPFAVEGLNEGTQQWEPPRAGQRYTAFQAGVQLANRTGHLNEIEFSEFVIKAQQFADAINGSPDFPDMLNEVGRGRELDQFAGDHDAQLSITLRAKNAAWSPGYVQQGAARLGFVPGVIPGRLVMPASMAGQPPVLVINFDTQAALAEDPTQSALREFTLSLDVPQVHRSEQPFVRMRDAAIALAASMEGIIADDKGDVIRAEALDLIGSHLEKLYDILEARDLAAGSAQARRLFS